A part of Saccopteryx bilineata isolate mSacBil1 chromosome 10, mSacBil1_pri_phased_curated, whole genome shotgun sequence genomic DNA contains:
- the CDHR4 gene encoding cadherin-related family member 4 isoform X5: MVLFRSLALLALAISDLSCLPWFINVSESEGPGTSLHSFYFNCSSYIPTLKLLSVQPHSTFFNPPSLTRWQGIYVGKLTLSSSARLDALAVNHYELQLQFTCGSQVIEGPLTVDVQRDTGRVQCAGRFVSPAGEVIQVPETVTPGARLYTLLIPGLELQGAQINITSAQDPPYFPGPFSISGHGWLQAPPQGLKGQAQKIFQLQVLVTFGSSQSCRGMLTVKVLPDPSSQVSFLEQNQNITIPEDLVPGSKVVQVQAQGFDVLYEIISPVPCPLFSVGHVDGVVRTTAPLDLVRATGAAATVLKVKAFERLRPWVSGELDLTVNVTTINRWPPRCLPALLVTQIPETTPVGTVLSTFTCTDPDSPGSTLDYQLWFHSPPGSASLCLSDRVLEVNATLDCDTPGACFQQTASILVFDGGQPLMTTEVPILVMVTPVNEFSPTCVSHTFRVREDARPSTLLGSVVGTDMDYPHNSIEYHNWGGSATFAVDRLRGEVHLLGPLDYEQQTSYRLTVLVTDLSQDQNPTIHRSGFCTITIEVEDVNDHAPACEPPFQELTIHTFPGRNMVVTTLSCRVPQEPQRRAFSYSIVGGNSQSRFSLQGAILLLNDLVWGPPWPEQPRTYELLIRVADAGPSIPHLSTTATVIVHLVPWRASTVATSTHRTTVPSVMTPLLVTDIEAFWQPEPWFVVVLTVTSALLLSALGWLLIRLAQVLQAPSKPAQALLLNSRELRGPLRGSRTCQGWRHPRHSAAP, encoded by the exons ATGGTGCTGTTTAGGTCACTGGCACTACTTGCTCTGGCTATCTCTG ACCTCTCCTGCCTACCCTGGTTCATAAATGTCTCCGAGAGCGAGGGGCCTGGCACCAGCCTTCACTCCTTCTACTTTAACTGCTCTTCTTACATACCCACCCTGAAGTTGCTTTCTGTGCAGCCGCACAGCACCTTCTTCAAcccacccagcctgaccaggtggcagggGATCTATGTGGGAAAG TTGACCTTGAGCAGCTCAGCCCGGCTGGATGCCCTGGCAGTGAACCACTATGAGCTACAGCTGCAGTTCACGTGTGGCAGCCAGGTGATAGAGGGACCACTCACTGTGGATGTGCAGCGGGACACTGGCCGTGTTCAATGTGCTGGCCGATTTGTCAGCCCAG CTGGGGAGGTCATCCAGGTGCCAGAAACAGTGACACCTGGGGCCCGGCTGTACACTCTGCTGATCCCAGGCCTGGAACTCCAGGGAGCCCAG ATCAACATCACCAGTGCCCAGGACCCTCCATACTTCCCTGGCCCATTCTCCATCAGTGGGCATGGCTGGCTGCAGGCACCACCCCAGGGCCTCAAAGGCCAGGCTCAAAAG ATCTTCCAGCTTCAGGTCCTGGTGACCTTTGGGTCCAGCCAAAGCTGCCGTGGGATGCTGACAGTGAAAGTTTTGCCTGATCCCTCCAGCCAGGTCTCCTTCCT GGAGCAGAACCAGAATATCACCATCCCGGAGGACCTGGTCCCTGGGAGTAAGGTGGTTCAGGTTCAGGCCCAGGGCTTCGATGTGCTCTACGAAATCATCTCTCCAGTGCCCTGCCCACTTTTCTCCGTCGGACATG TGGATGGCGTGGTTCGGACCACCGCGCCCCTGGACCTGGTGCGGGCCACAGGCGCAGCGGCCACCGTGCTGAAGGTGAAGGCCTTCGAGCGGCTCCGGCCATGGGTCAGCGGCGAGCTCGATCTCACCGTGAATGTGACTACCATCAACCGCTGGCCCCCTCGCTGcctccctgcactgctggt GACTCAAATCCCCGAGACAACTCCTGTGGGGACCGTGCTGAGCACCTTCACGTGCACTGACCCAGATTCTCCTGGCTCCACCCTCGACTACCAGCTATGGTTCCACAGCCCTCCTGGCTCAGCCAGCCTCTGCCTCAGCGACAGAGTTCTGGAG GTGAATGCCACACTGGACTGTGACACTCCTGGGGCCTGCTTTCAGCAGACAGCCTCCATCCTGGTGTTCGATGGTGGTCAGCCACTGATGACCA CTGAGGTGCCAATACTAGTGATGGTGACACCTGTCAACGAGTTCTCCCCAACCTGCGTCTCACACACGTTCCGGGTTCGCGAAGATGCACGGCCCAGCACCCTGCTGGGCTCTGTGGTGGGCACGGACATGGATTACCCACACAACAGCATTGAGTACCACAACTGGGGCGGGTCTGCCACCTTTGCTGTGGACCGTCTGCGCG GAGAGGTTCACCTCCTGGGACCTTTGGACTATGAGCAGCAGACCTCATACAGGCTCACTGTCCTGGTGACTGACCTTAGCCAAGACCAGAACCCTACTATCCACCGCTCAGGCTTCTGCACCATTACCATTGAGGTGGAG GATGTGAATGACCATGCTCCCGCCTGTGAGCCACCATTCCAGGAACTCACCATCCACACGTTCCCGGGCCGTAACATGGTGGTAACCACGTTGTCATGTCGGGTCCCTCAGGAGCCACAGCGCCGGGCCTTCTCCTACAGCATTGTGGGAG GAAATAGTCAGAGTCGATTCAGCCTGCAAGGAGCCATCCTGCTGCTCAACGACCTCGTGTGGGGGCCTCCCTGGCCGGAGCAGCCCCGCACTTATGAGCTATTGATCCGTGTGGCCGATGCAGGCCCCTCCATCCCCCACCTCAGTACTACAGCGACCGTCATTGTGCATCTAGTTCCATGGAGGGCCAGCACAGTGGCCACCAGCACCCACAGAACCACA GTGCCTTCAGTGATGACACCCCTGCTTGTGACAGACATAGAGGCGTTCTGGCAGCCGGAGCCCTGGTTTGTGGTGGTGCTGACAGTGACCAGTGCCCTCCTCCTCTCGGCTCTGGGCTGGCTCCTCATCAG GTTGGCCCAAGTGCTACAGGCACCAAGCAAACCAGCCCAGGCTCTGCTGCTAAACAG CAGGGAACTGAGGGGTCCATTGAGGGGTTCACGGACGTGCCAAGGATGGAGACACCCCAGGCACTCAGCAGCACCATGA
- the CDHR4 gene encoding cadherin-related family member 4 isoform X6, protein MCSGTLAVFNVLADLSAQINITSAQDPPYFPGPFSISGHGWLQAPPQGLKGQAQKIFQLQVLVTFGSSQSCRGMLTVKVLPDPSSQVSFLEQNQNITIPEDLVPGSKVVQVQAQGFDVLYEIISPVPCPLFSVGHVDGVVRTTAPLDLVRATGAAATVLKVKAFERLRPWVSGELDLTVNVTTINRWPPRCLPALLVTQIPETTPVGTVLSTFTCTDPDSPGSTLDYQLWFHSPPGSASLCLSDRVLEVNATLDCDTPGACFQQTASILVFDGGQPLMTTEVPILVMVTPVNEFSPTCVSHTFRVREDARPSTLLGSVVGTDMDYPHNSIEYHNWGGSATFAVDRLRGEVHLLGPLDYEQQTSYRLTVLVTDLSQDQNPTIHRSGFCTITIEVEDVNDHAPACEPPFQELTIHTFPGRNMVVTTLSCRVPQEPQRRAFSYSIVGGNSQSRFSLQGAILLLNDLVWGPPWPEQPRTYELLIRVADAGPSIPHLSTTATVIVHLVPWRASTVATSTHRTTVPSVMTPLLVTDIEAFWQPEPWFVVVLTVTSALLLSALGWLLIRFLQGLAQVLQAPSKPAQALLLNSKQGTEGSIEGFTDVPRMETPQALSSTMSLQHFDGRAQDSRTGRDYLFNTRTGARRWLQG, encoded by the exons ATGTGCAGCGGGACACTGGCCGTGTTCAATGTGCTGGCCGATTTGTCAGCCCAG ATCAACATCACCAGTGCCCAGGACCCTCCATACTTCCCTGGCCCATTCTCCATCAGTGGGCATGGCTGGCTGCAGGCACCACCCCAGGGCCTCAAAGGCCAGGCTCAAAAG ATCTTCCAGCTTCAGGTCCTGGTGACCTTTGGGTCCAGCCAAAGCTGCCGTGGGATGCTGACAGTGAAAGTTTTGCCTGATCCCTCCAGCCAGGTCTCCTTCCT GGAGCAGAACCAGAATATCACCATCCCGGAGGACCTGGTCCCTGGGAGTAAGGTGGTTCAGGTTCAGGCCCAGGGCTTCGATGTGCTCTACGAAATCATCTCTCCAGTGCCCTGCCCACTTTTCTCCGTCGGACATG TGGATGGCGTGGTTCGGACCACCGCGCCCCTGGACCTGGTGCGGGCCACAGGCGCAGCGGCCACCGTGCTGAAGGTGAAGGCCTTCGAGCGGCTCCGGCCATGGGTCAGCGGCGAGCTCGATCTCACCGTGAATGTGACTACCATCAACCGCTGGCCCCCTCGCTGcctccctgcactgctggt GACTCAAATCCCCGAGACAACTCCTGTGGGGACCGTGCTGAGCACCTTCACGTGCACTGACCCAGATTCTCCTGGCTCCACCCTCGACTACCAGCTATGGTTCCACAGCCCTCCTGGCTCAGCCAGCCTCTGCCTCAGCGACAGAGTTCTGGAG GTGAATGCCACACTGGACTGTGACACTCCTGGGGCCTGCTTTCAGCAGACAGCCTCCATCCTGGTGTTCGATGGTGGTCAGCCACTGATGACCA CTGAGGTGCCAATACTAGTGATGGTGACACCTGTCAACGAGTTCTCCCCAACCTGCGTCTCACACACGTTCCGGGTTCGCGAAGATGCACGGCCCAGCACCCTGCTGGGCTCTGTGGTGGGCACGGACATGGATTACCCACACAACAGCATTGAGTACCACAACTGGGGCGGGTCTGCCACCTTTGCTGTGGACCGTCTGCGCG GAGAGGTTCACCTCCTGGGACCTTTGGACTATGAGCAGCAGACCTCATACAGGCTCACTGTCCTGGTGACTGACCTTAGCCAAGACCAGAACCCTACTATCCACCGCTCAGGCTTCTGCACCATTACCATTGAGGTGGAG GATGTGAATGACCATGCTCCCGCCTGTGAGCCACCATTCCAGGAACTCACCATCCACACGTTCCCGGGCCGTAACATGGTGGTAACCACGTTGTCATGTCGGGTCCCTCAGGAGCCACAGCGCCGGGCCTTCTCCTACAGCATTGTGGGAG GAAATAGTCAGAGTCGATTCAGCCTGCAAGGAGCCATCCTGCTGCTCAACGACCTCGTGTGGGGGCCTCCCTGGCCGGAGCAGCCCCGCACTTATGAGCTATTGATCCGTGTGGCCGATGCAGGCCCCTCCATCCCCCACCTCAGTACTACAGCGACCGTCATTGTGCATCTAGTTCCATGGAGGGCCAGCACAGTGGCCACCAGCACCCACAGAACCACA GTGCCTTCAGTGATGACACCCCTGCTTGTGACAGACATAGAGGCGTTCTGGCAGCCGGAGCCCTGGTTTGTGGTGGTGCTGACAGTGACCAGTGCCCTCCTCCTCTCGGCTCTGGGCTGGCTCCTCATCAGGTTCCTCCAGGG GTTGGCCCAAGTGCTACAGGCACCAAGCAAACCAGCCCAGGCTCTGCTGCTAAACAG TAAGCAGGGAACTGAGGGGTCCATTGAGGGGTTCACGGACGTGCCAAGGATGGAGACACCCCAGGCACTCAGCAGCACCATGAGCCTG caGCATTTCGATGGCAGAGCACAGGACTCCC GTACAGGCAGAGATTACCTGTTCAACACGCGCACGGGAGCTCGGCGCTGGCTCCAAGGCTGA